The Molothrus ater isolate BHLD 08-10-18 breed brown headed cowbird chromosome 21, BPBGC_Mater_1.1, whole genome shotgun sequence nucleotide sequence ATCCTGtgcacaggggacacagcagggagcGCACAGGGAGTCACacagtgccctcccagtgcctgctgcaggtggagagctgggcacagcagagagcCCAGCACCTGGCAGCACCACCCAGCctcagggacacctgggacaggtcCTCAGCGTGTcccagagaggcagagcccaggtTCCAAGTGTGGAATTTCTCGCTCCTCCAGCACTCaccagctggctgctcctgagGACTTTGCTGTTCACCTTTGTCAGGCTCACCTCGCACGTCaagctggggagagcagagaacAGAAGGAGGATGtgggtcctgctgctgccaaaacaAGTTCCTGCCCTCTTTCCTGTGGGACAGagggacccccaggtccctgcTCCAAGTGCTCCCAAAAGCAGAGCATGCCCTAACTCCATGCATGCCACATTATTTAGAGAACACACAACTCAAGCTTCCTGTGACAGGAAAAGGAACCAGGCCAGCCTCAGAGGAAGTTAATGCGTCACACCACAGGTGACATGGGATGCTGCTGAGTGGGACAGAGAGAGGACACGTACAAGGCTGGGCTCAGAGGAgcttccctgccctggaagcaGACAGGGGTACGAGCACAGCATTACCTCTTCCCATTGCCATTCAGGAGGAGACGTGTCTGGCTGGCCTGGATGTGCCAGAGAGACTCTGAGGTGGCCATGTGCAGAACCATGATGTTGATGGAATCCATGTGGATGGAAAACAGCTGgggggaaggtgctgctgtgagggATATCcgacagcagcacagcccacagcagcctctcacCGAGCCAGTGCCTCACCTGGCTAAGGAGCCTCAGCAGGGAGGGTTTAAGGGTCAGGTCTgtcttgctttcatttccatcAGCTTCTCTGGGAGCCTCTGGGACGGACGGCTGGAGCCCAGGGCCCTTCTGGAGATCCGTGCGGATTCGCACCTCGccaaaacacagctcaaagTAGCGCCTGGGGAgcaacagcacaggcagctctgacaAGAGCTCATACTTGGCTCACCTCGCCCTGGCACCAGGGATTCCCCCACCCCGGGGACATGCAGGACCAGCACAAGGGTACCCACAAGACACTGTCACCTCCAAGCTTACAGAGCTGACCACAGGGCAATAAGGATGGCAGAAAGGTGTAAAGGCAGCAGGATGGCAAGCAGGGCGAGGGGTGAGGCAGACCCCCaaagggagcaggcagggagctggggtgggggCACGTACGGCAGCTCCCGGCTCAGTTTGCTGGAGATCCAGATGTTGTCGATCTCCTGTAAGGACACACAGCTAGGtcagagaagaaacaaatttgGCTCTGCCTTGTGATGCTCATCTCAACACTCTTACTCCACTCCCACTGCCTGGGATCATGCAAGGAgcacccaaaaccccaaatctggcTGTAGGAGGAAGGGACTGGCACCAGCCATGGGGGTGCTCAACAGGAGAGTGGCTCCATAGATTTGCTGCCAGCCTTGAAGTGACAGCAACCACCCTCCCTGCCTTGTCTGGCAGCGACCACCCCGTGCCCAGGTACCCACCACAGTCTGCTGCTCCCGTTGGAACTTGAGGCTGATGTTCTGGGCCCAGAAGAAGCCAAAGGAGCCGATCTTCAGCTCTGCATGAAGCTTCTGCCGGCACCAGGTGACAGCCAGGCGACATGCCAGCCAtctgtggggacagggtgaAGGCCAGGGTCAGCCTCCCCACTGGGGTTGGGGCCTAGGGATGCTCTTCATCCTTTGAGCATCAgctccagcacccacagctggatAGGAGCTCCAAAGGACTCACGGTGGGGAATAGACCCTGCAGGACCACCCCCAACAATCCCTGACTGCCCCCTCCCAAGACACCTCCACACCCCCCTGGCCCCCATGCCCACCCCTGTGAGCTCCTCTGAACTTCTCCATGCCCCCAAGCCTCTGACACCAAGCTCTACAACCCCCAATCCCCTGCAGGCTCCCCTCCACACCCGTCTCCCAGTCCTGCGAGCCCCCCAAATTCCTGACACCCCCCCCAAGTCCTCTGTGTCCCCTTTGCTCCCtccccccagacccccaacaCCTCACCCCTAGCCCCGCATGCCCCCCGCACCCCCGACACCACTCCAACCCCCCTTACCACCCCCAAAATATCCCGTGGGCCCCCAAAACACCCGCACCCCCACTGCGCGCCCCTCGGGCCTCCCCTCGACCCTGCgagctcctcccagcccagcacagccccacccGCCGCGCTGCCACCCCCCCATTCCGCTGTCACCGCGGTGTCCCCGCCGTGCCCCCCGCCCAGCCCCGTCACAGCCCGGAGCCCCCCTGTCCCCGGAGCCGCCCGGCAGGCCCTGACCGCGCCAGCAGCCCGGCGAGCAGCGCCACGAGCACCACGGCGAGCAGcgcggcgggcagcggcggcggcatGGCGGGCACGGCCCCGGTgcggcccccggccccggcgagaccccctccctcccgcccgcccctgccccggcccggcgccgccgccgccgccgcccgtggggccgcccgcccgcgcACCCCGAGTGGCCGCTGGGAggggcgggacggggcggggCCCAGCGGGGACAGCAGCGGCCGCAGCGCCCCGCCAGGGCCGCACCGGCATCGGGACACAGCGACAGCggggtggggacacagggacagcggggtggggacagggatggggacagggggacaccgAGATGGGCATAGAGAGACACCgggacagagggacagtggGACCGCGGGACCGCACCGGCATCgggacagcaggatggggacacagcGACAGcgggacacagggatggggacagagggacagcggAGACACCGGGATCGGGACAGGGAGACAGCGGGACACCAGGatgggggacagagggacagcggGGCCGCACCGGCatcaggacagagggacaccgggatggggacagggggacagcatggacactgggatgggacAAGGATGCACCGCAGCAGCACCGGCATGGAGACAGTGGGGACACCAGGACGGCACCGGGATAGGGGTAACACTGGGGCGGCACCAGCATGGGGACAGCGGGGCGGCACCAGGATGGCAGGAAAGATGACACCCAGATGGCACCAGGGAGAGGAGTGACACCGGgtctggcactgggatggagtGAGGGGAGTGACACAGCAGGACCTGCACTGAAAtggagtgaggagcagggaggagtgACACACCAGgtctggcactgggatggggcaagTGCAGATGACACCAGGTCTGGCCTCCAGTGCCAGacatcccctgcatcccccacACAAACAGCCACACCACAGGGAAGAGTTCAGCACTTTTATGGCCCCAGGTCCTTGCAGGGCACGAGGGGCAGTTTGGGGTACAGCAAGGGGTAGagctcccagggacagcagtCTTTAAGGGGCAGGTCCTTGGACAGAGCAGGCTGCAAAGGGACAGGGTGGGAGCTTGGGAATTTGTTTTGGGTCAGGTCTGGATGTTGGGCTTGGCTTTGTGCTAATTTGGAATTTTTGGACCTGCTTTGTGCAGATCTAGGATGTTGGGCTCTGTTTGGGTCAGGTCTGGACATTGGGATCTGCTTTGTAGTGGTTTTAGGATGTTGAGAGCTGCTTTGGGTCAGGTCTGAACGCTGGGGCCTGTTTAGTGTCAGATTTGGGACAATGGAATCTGCTCCACATTGAATTCAGGACATCAGGATCTGCTTTGTGCTGGGGCCCTGTGTCAGTGGTGTGTGTCAGTCCTgggtggggacaggagccatcCCCTGGCCTCAGCAGTCCCAAACACAGCAGGGCAGCGCCCAGAAGCTCAGCATCAGTCTGTCCGTCCCTCACAGCTCGGCGTGGTACTGCTCCATTTGGAATGCCTCGCTGGGCTGCATGAAGATGCCCTCCATCACCTTCCAGTAGTTATTCTGGCTGGAGGCGGCCATGCCGTGCACTTCCTTCTGCCCGTGGATGGGCCGCCCGTACTGCTCGCCCGTCACCGAGAGGAAGACGTCGGTGGAGGTGTGCTGGAAGCGCACCTCGTCCTCCCGTGCCCAATAGGTGCCACTGCACACCACGGTCCAGTCGTCCAGGTAGTCACCCTCGCCAGCCTCCCCGAATGCACTCACCTCCTGGGGGTGAAGAACAGCTTGTTTGGGGCCGGGATGAAAAAATGGAAGGGTTGAGGTGGGCAGAGAAAGGAGTTGGGCATAGGAGGAAGGAGGGACCTGGTTGTGGCTGACGCTCTGTTGGAACTTTGAGGGTCTGGTTGGTGTtcaggcactggcagggctTTGGGGAGTTGGGAATAAGGTGGGACTGGCAGGGACCCAGCTGGGGCCAGGGAACAAGGCAGTGATGGTAGGGACCCAGCCTAAGGAGAGACCCACTCTGAACTGGAGAACAAGGTGTGActggtggggacatgggggacacatCTGGGGCCAGGAGTTAGGAAATGCTAGCAGACATATGGGGGATCTGTTTGGGAGAACGTAGGAGAATGACTGGGGAACAAGGTGGGGCTGGCAGTAACATGGGGGACGAGGGGACCCCAGGcgggatgggcagggacaggaacaaCCCAGCAGGGACTCAGGGGACCCGCCAAGAGCCGAGTGACAAGGCGGGCCCCATCACGCCCAGGGAAACACACCGAGCCTGGGGACGCATGCTGGTGATGCCCGGCCGGTACCTGGTTCCCGGAGAGCGGTGAGGTGAAGCGATGGCTGTGCAGGTTGCGGCCGGTGCCCAGGTGCGTGAGGCGGATGGCCTGCCCGCAGCGCACCGGCGTGCCCCGCTGGCACACGGCGGCCGTGCGGCCCCGCACCCGCCAGTAGCTGTTCCCG carries:
- the SDF2 gene encoding stromal cell-derived factor 2; translation: MEAARRPPVLLRLLLPLLAAALGAAGRGDPGPVTCGSVVKLLNVRHNVRLHSHDVRYGSGSGQQSVTGVSAADDGNSYWRVRGRTAAVCQRGTPVRCGQAIRLTHLGTGRNLHSHRFTSPLSGNQEVSAFGEAGEGDYLDDWTVVCSGTYWAREDEVRFQHTSTDVFLSVTGEQYGRPIHGQKEVHGMAASSQNNYWKVMEGIFMQPSEAFQMEQYHAEL